One Saccharomyces eubayanus strain FM1318 chromosome XVI, whole genome shotgun sequence DNA segment encodes these proteins:
- the TCO89 gene encoding Tco89p has translation MVHRGRTLKSDTDITSPNGSAVPHQSKPFRQFSTRSRAKSNASFKGLRRVLTHDGTLDSDYFNKHNISQKCKSSDALFRKRTISGLNMTALTRVKSNQGKRSASFHSPVHNTLISPKSGSHSNSASSGFGLKPRRSKSTQSVLSLRDAQEPDNSGSTTDEEVECFSEDDAENEKINSDKIRIKHNAPQEKESSPHLIDNELQPSEPIYEQEEEKPLNQQNKNHRAISLPLPHLTSTDYFGESSRSEEPQNDDNISSSSTETKLNVNHVINEEEQSSTRKNTDSETEHPPKMNSPLMEADDKISHTPYKANEERILDIGNTLAVHKSSEKPSNLDEHFDQEDHIDAPRSNSSRKSDTSFMSLRRQSSKQRQPLNEEEDLIKPDPENISSNDINGKDIEGANPLENYAPDMILSQSTGVERRFEDLSSIQNSLGKEIQNPEDRLNSDGTFDDLDDDKLPNDTKNMRQSKLGQTIPNSQLALPTATSIDNKDNIVSQHNFSTSISSLTNNLRRAVPDSFHGSSRINNIFHKKSSQNLLLRSNNTGKNPSASNSPLVNEHSISNTNANGNVNGSSDSGAKFNSFAQFLKSDGIDAESRTQRKLWLQRENSIMDLSSQNDGSDSIFMAGNIDAKREFERISHEYSNVKRFYNPLDEALLRVEPTMAGNTNNIRKKSHNDGQSITPSNGTPDHKGKDDLLFANYEKKFDDLYPHLGNAKIQAVLSNIWKNESFLFNKDVNPISKNKASSTSHSISNNGLQNTRNLLRGPMGSTTTLPHQRVINSLQPTTRAVNRRMENVGYMHAQSQQR, from the coding sequence ATGGTGCACAGAGGAAGAACATTAAAATCAGACACCGATATAACCTCTCCCAATGGATCAGCAGTACCACATCAGTCGAAGCCCTTTAGACAGTTCTCGACTAGGTCAAGAGCCAAGAGTAATGCAAGTTTCAAAGGCTTGCGCAGGGTTTTAACTCATGATGGCACACTGGATAGCGATTATTTCAATAAACATaatatttctcaaaaatgcaaaagTTCAGACGCtcttttcagaaaaagaactatTAGTGGATTGAACATGACGGCGTTGACAAGAGTAAAGTCAAATCAGGGCAAAAGATCGGCATCCTTTCATAGCCCTGTGCATAATACATTAATTAGCCCGAAAAGTGGTAGCCACTCTAATTCCGCAAGTAGCGGCTTTGGTCTAAAACCACGAAGAAGTAAAAGTACACAGTCTGTTCTAAGTCTTCGAGATGCACAGGAACCAGATAATAGTGGCTCTACAACTGATGAAGAGGTCGAATGCTTTTCGGAGGATGACGCAGAGAAtgagaaaataaatagtGATAAAATAAGAATCAAGCATAATGCTCCtcaagagaaagaaagtaGCCCACATCTAATCGATAATGAATTACAACCATCAGAGCCTATTTacgaacaagaagaagagaaaccTCTCAATCAACAGAATAAAAACCATAGAGCTATATCCCTACCGCTACCCCATTTAACATCCACTGACTACTTTGGGGAATCTAGCCGCTCTGAGGAACCCCAAAATGATGACAATATATCGTCAAGTTcaacagaaacaaaacttAATGTGAATCACGTTATCAACGAAGAGGAGCAATCCAGCACAAGAAAGAACACCGATAGCGAAACAGAACATCCCCCCAAAATGAACAGTCCACTAATGGAAGCAGACGATAAAATCTCACATACACCATATAAGGCgaatgaagaaagaatcCTCGACATTGGCAACACATTAGCGGTACATAAGAGTAGTGAAAAGCCAAGCAATTTGGATGAGCATTTTGACCAGGAAGATCACATCGATGCTCCTAGAAGtaattcttcaagaaaaagcGACACAAGTTTTATGTCCTTGAGAAGACAAAGTTCTAAACAACGCCAACCGCtaaacgaagaagaagatctaATAAAACCTGATCCGGAAAACATTTCTTCCAATGACATCAACGGAAAGGATATTGAAGGCGCTAATCCATTAGAAAATTATGCGCCTGACATGATTCTTTCCCAGTCCACTGGAGTAGAACGTAGGTTTGAGGATTTATCTTCTATTCAAAACTCACTTGGGAaggaaattcaaaatccaGAAGATCGTTTGAATTCGGATGGTACTTTCGATGACCTGGATGATGATAAGTTGCCTAATGATACCAAAAATATGAGGCAATCTAAGCTGGGTCAAACTATACCGAACTCCCAACTTGCTCTCCCCACCGCTACTAGCATCGATAACAAAGACAACATTGTCTCTCAACACAACTTCTCGACCTCTATATCGAGCTTAACGAACAACTTGAGAAGAGCAGTTCCTGATAGTTTTCATGGCTCGTCacgaataaataatattttccatAAGAAAAGCAGCCAGAATTTACTCTTAAGGTCTAATAATACCGGCAAAAATCCATCTGCTTCGAACTCCCCATTGGTTAATGAACACTCCATTTCAAATACGAACGCCAACGGAAATGTAAATGGATCTTCCGATTCTGGTGCCAAGTTTAATAGTTTCGCCCAGTTTTTAAAGTCAGATGGCATTGATGCTGAATCCAGAACACAAAGAAAGCTATGGCtacaaagagaaaattcCATTATGGATTTAAGTTCACAAAACGACGGGAGTGACTCCATCTTTATGGCGGGAAACATTGATGCGAAAAGAGAGTTTGAAAGAATATCYCACGAATACTCTAATGTAAAGAGGTTTTATAACCCATTAGACGAGGCATTATTAAGAGTTGAACCTACAATGGCTGGGAACACTAATaacattagaaaaaaaagccatAACGATGGGCAATCGATTACTCCCTCCAATGGTACGCCAGATCATAAAGGCAAAGACGATTTACTTTTCGCTAATTACGAGAAGAAGTTTGATGACCTTTACCCACACCTTGGAAACGCCAAAATTCAAGCAGTGTTGTCCAACATATGGAAAAACGAAAGTTTCCTATTTAATAAAGATGTCAATCCGATTAGCAAGAACAAGGCATCGAGCACAAGCCACAGCATAAGCAATAACGGTCTGCAGAACACACGCAATCTATTGAGAGGCCCTATGGGGTCTACCACTACATTGCCCCATCAGCGCGTTATTAACTCTTTACAGCCGACTACAAGAGCGGTGAACCGCAGAATGGAGAATGTTGGCTACATGCACGCACAGTCACAACAAAGATAA
- the CBC2 gene encoding nuclear cap-binding protein subunit CBC2: protein MSLEEFDEFKYDHSTKRLDTPSRYLLRKARRNPNGLQELRESMKSSTIYVGNLSFYTSEEQIYELFSKCGTVKRIIMGLDRFKFTPCGFCFIIYSCPDEALNAVKYLSDTKLDEKTITIDLDPGFEDGRQFGRGKSGGQVSDELRFDFDASRGGFAIPFAERVGVPNSRFDNNSNSQSTTNDYIPPPDAMGTFRPGFDEEREDDNYIPQ from the coding sequence ATGTCTTTAGAAGAATTTGACGAATTTAAATATGACCATTCAACAAAACGTCTTGATACCCCATCAAGATATCTGCTGCGTAaggcaagaagaaacccCAATGGATTACAAGAACTGCGTGAGTCGATGAAATCTTCCACCATTTATGTAGGTAATTTATCATTTTACACATcagaagaacaaatttACGAATTATTCAGCAAATGTGGTACagtaaaaagaataatCATGGGTTTAGATCGTTTCAAGTTCACACCATGCGggttttgttttattatatatagtTGTCCCGATGAAGCACTGAATGCGGTGAAATACTTGTCAGATACAAAATTAGACGAAAAGACGATTACCATTGATTTGGATCCTGGATTTGAAGATGGCAGACAGTTTGGTCGTGGTAAGAGCGGTGGCCAAGTCAGTGATGAGTTAAGGTTTGATTTCGATGCCTCCAGAGGTGGGTTTGCCATTCCGTTTGCAGAGCGTGTCGGTGTACCCAATTCTAGATTCGACAATAATAGCAATTCTCAATCAACCACCAATGATTATATTCCCCCCCCTGATGCAATGGGTACTTTCAGACCAGGTTTcgatgaagaaagagaagatgaTAACTATATCCCCCAATAA
- the CTI6 gene encoding Cti6p has product METTAVVPIHSAMGNEDMEKADATTVSQPMDRTTATTTSAMHESAPEENVNQEDLHAEEGDGEEEEGETRCICGELDTPDDSGFFIQCEQCSVWQHGYCVSITQDNAPDKYWCEQCRPELHQLFTTDTGEPRSLYKPVQEKKRQSRRRARNAATPQPVADNEVEKSPKNISNTEDNMDDIGDEEDEIDEDEGSASAKDGNSRASRKRRRNSTDDTSMDQYSLEAGDNDKKLQDRKRATFMAREEKQYQRMLEKALKESRRTSHQEDPEIDGDEDNDDEDDADLQNGAGELPEGVAPTEDDPDSIMNEDVKDTPKLSQEESSLEKTKDLVKEASQEKESSMSSTQDVEKTEEPIPPLNSISSSEDDSRKASSSRSSRKVSKPVRKSNRTRRSNTSSEINQSRKSADIGTDKPVKPRIPPQRTSLNEMKRRVSAILEFISRTQWELSEDQSDREEFVRFVENQHFVEKVDSIYNGYKESLSMMDDLTRELLLWEKKYSNNSNAT; this is encoded by the coding sequence ATGGAAACAACAGCAGTAGTGCCCATACACTCTGCAATGGgaaatgaagatatggaGAAAGCAGATGCCACCACAGTGAGCCAACCCATGGATagaacaacagcaacaacaacatcgGCTATGCATGAAAGTGCACCGGAGGAAAATGTAAATCAAGAAGATCTCCATGCGGAAGAAGGGGATggggaagaagaagaaggcgaAACTCGTTGTATATGTGGGGAGCTTGATACACCTGATGACTCTGGATTTTTTATCCAATGTGAACAGTGTAGTGTTTGGCAGCACGGCTATTGCGTAAGTATTACACAAGATAATGCCCCTGATAAATATTGGTGTGAACAGTGTAGGCCAGAATTACACCAGCTTTTTACTACAGACACTGGTGAACCAAGGTCATTATACAAACctgttcaagaaaagaaaagacaatcaagaagaagggcACGCAATGCTGCTACGCCTCAACCTGTGGCAGACAATGAAGTTGAGAAAAGCCCCAAGAACATCAGCAATACTGAAGACAATATGGACGATAttggtgatgaagaagatgaaatagacgaagacgaaggTTCAGCTTCAGCTAAAGACGGTAATTCCCGAGCTagtagaaaaagaagaaggaattCAACAGATGATACCTCCATGGACCAATATTCATTGGAAGCTGGTGACAACGATAAAAAACTGCAAGATAGGAAAAGAGCCACTTTTATGGCAAGAGAGGAGAAACAATACCAAAGAATGTTAGAAAAAGCTCTAAAAGAAAGCAGGAGAACATCCCATCAAGAAGATCCTGAAATTGATGGCGACgaagataatgatgatgaagacgatgcCGACCTTCAAAATGGTGCTGGTGAACTACCTGAGGGTGTCGCACCTACAGAAGACGATCCAGATTCGATAATGAACGAGGATGTGAAAGATACACCCAAGTTGTCCCAAGAAGAATCATCGTTggagaaaacaaaagatttAGTGAAGGAAGCCAGTCAGGAGAAGGAATCTTCCATGAGTTCCACGCAAGACGttgaaaaaacagaagaacCTATCCCACCATTGAATTCCATATCTTCATCCGAGGATGACTCAAGGAAAGCTAGTTCTTCAAGGAGCTCTAGAAAAGTTTCCAAACCAGTAAGAAAAAGTAACAGAACCCGTCGAAGTAATACAAGCTCTGAAATTAACCAGAGTAGAAAAAGTGCCGATATAGGTACCGACAAACCAGTTAAACCTAGAATACCACCGCAAAGAACTTCTTTGAATGAGATGAAAAGACGAGTATCTGCCATCCTGGAATTCATTTCTAGAACTCAATGGGAGTTGAGCGAAGACCAATCTGACCGGGAAGAATTTGTACGATTCGTTGAAAATCAGCATTTCGTAGAAAAAGTAGATTCTATTTACAATGGCTATAAGGAAAGTCTATCCATGATGGACGACTTGACCAGGGAACTGCTACTGTgggagaaaaaatattcaaataattCCAACGCTACCTAA
- the PPQ1 gene encoding protein-serine/threonine phosphatase: MRRSPSKSNNNFAVPNCSTNSNSSQQQLTTPSDELNSNEPNDPDDSRFLPTIKKFNNKHSINNHSTLASAAKNNNNKRTSNDNMPFPGQNAHKQKIYTNENLTSLYLDIDVSVTKALSSSTTAPKLINTARTSSTTTATTSNNILTSPPSYRESNFSSPSSYSFSSYYSSATSVSSSTSSFLKSSGLSSRVKSPSSSIKPGSFGTPSSPTSEVRSHRSSANTVFLKRNSHDTSSSEGLDIDIAIEKLLKVGESRDITKNSKKKSFPFHSWEIQLICYHAREIFLNQPTLLRLQAPIKIVGDVHGQFNDLLRIMKLSGPPSDTNYLFLGDYVDRGKNSLETILLLLCYKIKYRDNFFMLRGNHESANVTKMYGFYDECKRRLNSKVWKMFVDVFNTLPLAAIIQDKIFCVHGGISPDLHDMKQIERVARPTDIPENGLVTDLLWSDPDAQVSDWSENDRGVSYTFSKRNVLDFCAKFKFDLVIRGHMVVEDGYEFFARKKLVTVFSAPNYCGEFQNWGAVMSVTTGMMCSFELLKPHVIKNKKKLNKKKV, encoded by the coding sequence ATGAGAAGAAGCCCGTCTAAATCAAACAACAACTTCGCAGTACCGAATTGCTCAActaattcaaattcaagtcAGCAACAATTAACAACTCCTTCAGATGAGCTCAACAGTAACGAACCTAATGACCCTGATGATAGTAGGTTTCTACCTACTATcaagaaattcaataatAAACATTCTATAAACAATCACAGCACTTTAGCATCCGCCgcaaaaaacaacaacaacaaaaggACTAGCAATGATAACATGCCGTTCCCCGGGCAGAATGCTCataaacagaaaatatacACCAATGAAAATTTAACGAGCTTGTATCTAGATATCGATGTTTCAGTGACCAAGGctctttcttcatctacAACTGCTCCCAAGTTAATCAATACCGCAAGAACCTCCTCTACCACCACTGCCACTACTTCGAACAACATCTTGACGTCACCTCCTTCCTACCGTgaatcaaatttttcttccccATCTTCTTATTCGTTTTCTTCCTACTACTCGTCCGCTACATCTGTTTCTTCATCGACCTCttcgtttttgaaatcatcagGATTGTCATCCAGGGTTAAGTCACCTTCATCCTCCATTAAACCGGGTTCCTTCGGTACACCTTCCTCTCCAACATCAGAGGTTCGTAGTCATAGGTCTAGCGCAAACACTGTATTTTTGAAGCGGAACTCTCATGATACTTCTTCAAGTGAAGGTCttgatattgatattgccattgaaaaactgTTAAAGGTTGGTGAATCAAGAGACATTACGAAGAAttctaagaaaaagagcTTTCCGTTCCACTCATGGGAGATTCAGTTGATTTGTTATCATGCaagagaaatatttttgaatcaacCTACTTTATTAAGATTGCAAGCACCTATCAAAATTGTAGGTGATGTTCATGGACAATTTAATGACCTCTTAAGGATCATGAAATTATCTGGGCCACCATCAGACACTAATTACTTGTTCTTAGGTGATTACGTGGATCGTGGTAAAAATTCACTAGAAACCATACTGCTATTATTATGCTACAAGATCAAGTATAGAGACAATTTCTTTATGCTAAGAGGTAATCACGAATCTGCGAATGTCACAAAGATGTACGGTTTCTATGATGAATGCAAAAGGCGATTGAACTCAAAAGTGTGGAAAATGTTCGTTGATGTCTTTAACACTTTGCCCTTAGCAGCCATTATCCAAGACAAGATATTTTGTGTCCATGGAGGTATTTCGCCTGATTTACATGATATGAAACAGATCGAAAGAGTTGCAAGGCCGACTGATATACCTGAAAACGGATTGGTTACAGATTTACTATGGAGTGATCCAGATGCCCAGGTTTCCGATTGGTCGGAAAATGATCGTGGTGTTTCGTATACCTTTTCTAAAAGGAATGTCCTCGATTTTTGTGCTAAATTTAAATTTGATTTAGTAATCAGGGGACATATGGTCGTGGAAGACGGTTATGAGTTTTTTGCCAGGAAAAAACTCGTCACAGTTTTTTCAGCGCCCAATTATTGCGgggaatttcaaaattgggGGGCAGTGATGAGCGTTACGACAGGTATGATGTGTAGTTTTGAATTGTTAAAGCCGCATGTaataaagaataagaaaaaattaaacaaaaagaaagtttaa
- the RTT10 gene encoding tRNA (34-2'-O)-methyltransferase regulator RTT10 encodes MKDVTHYGPALCTKFHNDYVLAGYGPFVHVYDYRSNTLISKCRMFHKNKVHGISISAGEEVLAYGARSISVVRFEDILKNESLVDSEKINSDWVTNGEFSSDGSQVYLLTCYNKVLICDLSCEVLSTKSLRGERSILYSGMIKVFAPDKVYISAGTVMGGIIIWDLFSETKIHNLLGHEGSIFYVTLSNNGSFVASCSDDRSIRLWDLDTGEELSVGWSHTARIWNLKFFDNDTKLISVSEDCTCRVWTVMESQKNITELSISNIYDVHLSKNIWGVDVKEDDMIAVTSGNDGRLKLIDLLHLERHGDEETSFNLDEISQQLDIVFDKNETIKGFQGFSFGIVIITSLGKILQFRNTTKQWKLLLTDENFVAYSITNGIQAQNIVVFSNNKKDILLIRFSENGDEVMHVEQHHTTELSKTNNCLVTEYDEHSFLLTLESPNPRDKLLCLEIDFQDLKIKTKHCFNKPENFASSCLASFQNFVLVGSRFSTLAIFNLLNDDDEPFIIRRLCPGDTTTSIKFVENKNDSTVFSVTNRDGYYDFIELTKSNCESPHPQFSYKILHSNKMMKGFLEGAFFNSNGEYITYGFKSSLFYLYNETNCYELASEVCGGAHRQWKLNNVNDGHILMYIKSSRLHLRKMYHSVFPETLEKGIHGREIRDISICPGASADTDGNFKGGHIFCTASEDTTIKLGYFDNKTGRIRNFWTQRKHISGLQRCRFINEKLMISASAREELFLWELNDKYDKRPYVTIRQTLPTSTNNPDLRIMDFDVKFVSQSGDFILVTVYSDSAIKIWYYKEEENKFELITEGRYKTCCIFNVALVALKNQLFVVISPTDGYVVIYNVTEYVPFTIDVTSGDLADNKLDTVVSGLPMPVLQLQVHQSGIKSLDYVVDTMRTSAAILTGGDDNGLGLSYLTLDAVNTPALKASDFIDSAASSTITSGILINGGEEAITTSVDQIVRAWKITEGKLTLADEKYTTVADTGSLDIISNNDNTEFDKTLLIGGVGLSLWRK; translated from the coding sequence ATGAAGGACGTTACTCATTACGGTCCTGCTTTATGTACCAAGTTTCATAATGACTATGTTCTAGCCGGCTACGGGCCTTTCGTCCATGTGTATGACTATCGTTCGAATACGTTGATCAGCAAATGTAGAATGTTTCATAAAAACAAAGTCCATGGAATTAGCATTTCTGCCGGAGAAGAGGTTTTGGCCTACGGTGCGAGGTCAATATCAGTGGTAAGGTTCGAagacattttgaaaaacgagTCATTGGTGGATTCGGAAAAGATTAACTCAGATTGGGTTACTAATGGTGAATTCAGTTCTGACGGGTCCCAAGTATATTTACTGACCTGTTATAACAAAGTGCTGATTTGCGATTTGAGTTGCGAAGTGCTCTCAACCAAATCTTTACGTGGAGAAAGATCCATCTTATATTCTGGTATGATTAAAGTCTTTGCTCCAGATAAAGTGTATATCAGTGCTGGTACTGTCATGGGTGGTATCATCATCTGGGATCTTTTTTCAGAGACCAAAATCCACAACTTGCTGGGCCATGAAGGTTCTATCTTCTATGTTACTTTAAGTAACAACGGCAGTTTCGTAGCCAGTTGTTCTGACGACAGATCCATTAGACTATGGGATTTAGACACTGGTGAAGAACTGTCTGTTGGGTGGAGCCACACAGCAAGAATTTGGAATTTGAAGTTCTTTGACAATGACACAAAGTTAATTAGTGTTTCGGAAGACTGTACATGTCGTGTATGGACCGTTATGGAAtctcaaaaaaacattACCGAATTATCGATATCTAATATTTATGACGTGCACTTGAGCAAAAACATCTGGGGCGTTGATgtcaaagaagatgatatGATAGCTGTGACATCTGGGAATGACGGCAGATTGAAACTGATCGATCTACTACACTTGGAAAGACatggtgatgaagaaacatCATTCAACTTGGATGAAATTAGTCAGCAACTTGACATtgtctttgataaaaatgaaactaTCAAGGGGTTCCAGGGATTTTCGTTTGGTATAGTTATCATCACATCACTAGGCAAGATCCTTCAATTTAGAAACACTACTAAGCAATGGAAATTATTGCTAACCGACGAAAACTTTGTCGCGTATTCAATCACGAACGGAATTCAAGCACAAAATATTGTTGTCTTCTCTAACAATAAGAAGgatattcttttgattaGATTTAGCGAAAATGGAGATGAAGTAATGCATGTTGAGCAACATCATACAACTGAGCTTTCCAAGACCAACAACTGTCTTGTGACTGAGTACGACGAACATTCATTTCTTCTAACCTTGGAATCTCCAAACCCTCGTGATAAGCTTTTATGTCTAGAGATAGATTTTCAAGACTTGAAAATTAAAACTAAGCACTGTTTTAATAAGCCTGAAAACTTTGCTTCCTCATGTTTAGcgtcttttcaaaatttcgtTTTGGTTGGATCGCGTTTTAGTACATTGGCGATCTTTAACTTACttaatgatgatgacgagCCTTTCATAATTAGGAGATTATGTCCAGGTGACACTACTACCTCAATCAAATTcgtagaaaataaaaatgactCCACTGTCTTTTCTGTAACCAACAGGGATGGTTACTATGACTTCATAGAACTGACGAAAAGCAACTGCGAAAGCCCCCATCCCCAATTTTCTTACAAGATTTTACACTCTAACAAGATGATGAAAGGGTTCTTAGAAGgtgcttttttcaattcaaaCGGTGAATATATCACTTATGGGTTTAAGTCTAGTTTATTCTACCTCTACAATGAGACAAACTGTTATGAATTAGCTAGTGAAGTATGTGGTGGTGCCCATCGTCAATGGAAGCTCAACAATGTCAATGATGGTCACATTCTGATGTATATCAAGTCATCGCGGTTGCATCTAAGGAAAATGTATCATTCTGTGTTTCCTGAGACTTTAGAAAAAGGCATTCATGGAAGAGAAATTAGAGACATTTCGATTTGTCCAGGGGCAAGTGCCGATACAGATGGCAATTTTAAAGGAGGTCATATATTTTGTACCGCATCTGAAGACACCACGATCAAATTAGGATACTTCGACAATAAAACAGGCAGAATCCGGAACTTTTGGACTCAGAGGAAACATATTTCTGGGTTACAACGCTGTCGATtcattaatgaaaaattaatgatATCAGCTTCAGCTAGAGAAGAATTGTTTTTGTGGGAATTGAATGATAAGTACGATAAACGACCATATGTAACAATACGGCAAACGCTACCGACATCCACTAACAACCCAGATTTAAGAATCATGGATTTTGACGTGAAATTTGTATCTCAGTCGGGTGATTTCATCTTAGTAACTGTTTATTCAGATTCAGCCATAAAGATCTGGTattacaaagaagaagaaaacaaatttgaattAATTACGGAAGGTCGTTACAAGACGTGCTGCATATTCAACGTCGCGTTGGTTGCACTGAAGAATCAGCTTTTCGTTGTCATTTCACCAACAGATGGATATGTTGTTATCTATAATGTAACAGAATACGTACCGTTTACCATTGATGTTACCTCTGGTGATTTGGCGGACAATAAACTAGATACTGTTGTTTCGGGTCTTCCCATGCCTGTGTTGCAGTTGCAAGTGCATCAGTCGGGTATCAAATCCTTAGACTACGTCGTTGACACTATGAGAACATCAGCAGCAATTTTGACAGGTGGTGATGACAATGGATTGGGGTTGAGCTACTTGACGTTGGATGCTGTGAACACTCCAGCGTTAAAGGCAAGCGATTTTATCGATTCAGCTGCATCTTCAACAATAACGTCAGGTATATTGATCAATGGCGGCGAAGAAGCTATCACCACGTCTGTTGACCAAATCGTACGCGCTTGGAAGATTACCGAGGGGAAACTTACTCTGGCGGATGAAAAGTATACCACTGTGGCGGACACAGGTTCATTGGACATCATTTCAAATAATGACAACACGGAATTCGACAAAACGTTGCTAATCGGTGGTGTCGGGCTATCCTTATGGAGAAAATGA
- the CUP9 gene encoding Cup9p, with the protein MNYNCEIQNRNNNSVDNQVCLPPIQVLFNSIERRNVPELAFANTEHPCDNLRCKTNEEQTYSAPVLLPQHSGVYPVVNSGLETTTTIATSQFLPESTKEPEHVLENLKPCYKSAPIYEIINNEADMHTETKRPIPEFEDSKSKKKQNSGRRSNLPKETVQVLNTWLLNHLNNPYPTQQEKRELLIKTGLTKIQLSNWFINVRRRKIFSDYYTLVNSIPSDNANNTPMEQAQNASMYHNTLSAANNTTYDATSNCSTDYELSKRFAHAPVTRRKKLIDRLEELKKLSNPDMN; encoded by the coding sequence ATGAATTATAACtgtgaaattcaaaacagGAACAACAACAGTGTTGACAATCAAGTCTGTCTGCCTCCTATCCAAGTCCTATTTAACTCGATAGAAAGACGGAACGTGCCCGAACTGGCATTTGCAAATACAGAACACCCCTGCGATAATCTGCGGTGTAAGACCAACGAAGAACAAACGTATTCCGCTCCTGTGCTACTCCCACAGCATTCAGGCGTGTATCCTGTAGTCAATTCTGGACTCGAaactactactactatCGCTACCTCGCAATTCCTACCTGAGAGTACGAAGGAGCCCGAACACGTCTTGGAGAATCTAAAGCCTTGCTATAAGTCAGCTCCAATCTACGAAATAATCAATAATGAAGCGGATATGCACACAGAGACAAAGAGGCCGATTCCAGAGTTTGAAGATTCTAAatcgaagaaaaagcaaaattcTGGTAGAAGGTCCAACCTACCAAAGGAAACTGTGCAAGTATTGAACACCTGGTTGCTGAACCATCTAAACAACCCCTACCCAACAcagcaagaaaagaggGAATTGTTGATCAAAACCGGGCTCACCAAAATTCAACTGTCCAATTGGTTCATAAACGTAAGGAGAAGGAAGATATTCAGTGACTACTACACTTTAGTAAACTCAATTCCCAGTGATAACGCGAACAATACCCCAATGGAACAAGCGCAAAACGCCTCGATGTATCACAACACATTGTCTGCTGCCAACAACACCACATACGATGCCACGTCGAACTGCTCCACCGATTATGAATTGTCCAAGAGATTCGCTCATGCCCCCGTTACACGACgcaaaaaattgattgaCAGGTTagaagaactgaaaaaactATCCAACCCCGATATGAATTGA